In bacterium, the following are encoded in one genomic region:
- a CDS encoding class II glutamine amidotransferase translates to MCRLYGFRANQDTKVECSLIYAQNALMAQSKRDARGGSHTDGWGIGFFNDSKPIVERRVTAAYESAHFATTVENVYSRAVIAHVRNATVGELALENTHPFAYGRWVFVHNGTVRPFDRLEAEMEPEIAPRLAALRRGTTDSECAFYWLLSRFEKAGVDIEAVGSEAAGSKPGDADELALLLGESVLELERRSAAGGRSRPAMLNFLLTDGNVLLASRWQRDLHLLERDGVRDCEICGIPHVHQEGEARYRATVVASEPISQEDWREVPDGSVVAVGAGLEARIHPLRR, encoded by the coding sequence TGTGCAGGCTCTACGGATTCCGAGCCAACCAGGACACCAAGGTCGAGTGCTCTCTGATCTACGCCCAGAACGCGCTCATGGCGCAGAGCAAACGAGACGCTCGTGGCGGCAGTCACACCGACGGGTGGGGCATCGGTTTTTTCAACGATTCAAAGCCCATCGTGGAGCGCCGCGTCACGGCGGCGTACGAAAGCGCTCATTTTGCGACCACCGTCGAGAACGTCTACTCGCGGGCAGTCATTGCCCACGTGCGCAATGCCACCGTGGGCGAGCTAGCCCTCGAGAATACCCATCCCTTTGCCTACGGCCGGTGGGTCTTTGTCCACAACGGCACCGTTCGCCCCTTCGATCGACTCGAGGCCGAGATGGAGCCCGAGATCGCGCCGCGGTTGGCCGCGTTGCGTCGGGGAACGACCGACAGCGAGTGCGCGTTCTACTGGTTGCTGAGCCGGTTCGAGAAGGCGGGAGTCGACATCGAGGCCGTCGGCTCCGAGGCCGCCGGCTCAAAACCTGGTGACGCCGATGAGCTGGCCCTGCTTCTGGGGGAATCGGTTCTGGAGCTCGAGAGGCGAAGCGCCGCCGGCGGGCGATCGAGACCGGCGATGCTGAACTTCTTGCTCACCGACGGCAACGTTCTCCTGGCATCGCGCTGGCAGCGTGACCTTCACCTGCTCGAGCGCGACGGTGTCCGCGATTGCGAGATCTGCGGCATTCCGCACGTTCACCAAGAGGGGGAGGCCCGTTACCGAGCCACGGTGGTTGCCTCGGAGCCGATCTCCCAGGAGGATTGGCGCGAGGTTCCGGACGGCTCGGTCGTAGCCGTCGGGGCGGGCCTCGAAGCCAGGATTCACCCGTTGAGGAGGTGA